A section of the Salmo salar chromosome ssa05, Ssal_v3.1, whole genome shotgun sequence genome encodes:
- the LOC106576393 gene encoding ETS domain-containing transcription factor ERF isoform X3, translating to MNYDKLSRALRYYYNKRILHKTKGKRFTYKFNFNKLVLVNYPFIDMGSTGSGVPQSAPPLPSAAGTHFRFPPSTPSDMLSPNEDLRSPGGVFSAVARRMARGSVSDCSDGTSVNSEIEDGNGGGGEERGGERGLNGGGGGGYRSMIHPRLSHESLFRMYGGAGNPNAHPGSRGPLGHRVHPDNLSPFPVSPLPGPGGAGLLAPPLSPALSLTPSSHLPYTPSPSLSPMLGSHFSFNPEEMKRYLQAHHQSVYNYHLSPRAFLHYPNVIIPQPHRLAQDKRELGERGGAERGGERGGGGERERGERSGLNSHRHPSPLSQSHSPHPHSAHPHPHSAHPHSAHSHHHPIHHPLHLGEEPPHLSPFKFKLQPPPLGRKQRDGSQGHHPRQSSLSSGSGSLSSSGLGSSLSFGSDLSSAGGSGLISNSSSTGSLNSTGLPKIKVEPISDIESEEEVEVTDISDEDPDDRGDEYDLFSPRHPGLTPTTPTGPPPTHTPTTRTWMRMSSRPPRPLLQACCPSSPPTPTADLPP from the exons GTATTACTACAACAAGAGAATCCTCCACAAGACCAAAGGGAAGAGGTTCACCTACAAGTTCAACTTCAACAAACTGGTCCTGGTCAACTACCCTTTCATAGACATGGGTTCCACAG GAAGTGGTGTTCCTCAGAGTGCTCCACCATTGCCTTCCGCAGCCGGAACTCATTTCCGCTTCCCACCGTCCACGCCATCCGACATGCTTTCGCCCAATGAGGACCTGCGTAGCCCAGGGGGCGTGTTCAGCGCCGTGGCTCGGCGCATGGCGCGCGGCTCGGTCAGCGACTGCAGCGATGGGACCTCCGTCAACTCTGAGATCGAGGACGGCaacgggggaggaggggaggagagggggggagagagagggctgaatgggggaggaggaggagggtacaGGAGTATGATCCACCCCCGTTTGTCCCATGAGTCTCTGTTCAGGATGTACGGTGGCGCAGGGAACCCCAACGCCCACCCAGGCTCCCGCGGCCCCCTGGGACACAGGGTCCACCCCGACAACCTGTCCCCCTTCCCCGTGTCCCCCCTGCCTGGCCCTGGGGGTGCAGGGCTCTTAGCCCCACCTCtgtccccagccctgtccttgaCGCCCTCCTCCCACCTGCCCTACACCccgtccccctccctctcccccatgctGGGCTCCCACTTCTCCTTCAACCCTGAGGAAATGAAGCGCTACCTGCAGGCCCACCACCAGAGTGTCTACAACTACCACCTCAGCCCCAGAGCCTTCCTCCACTACCCCAACGTCATCATTCCCCAGCCACACCGCCTCGCCCAGGACAAGAGAGAACTGGGCGAGAGGGGGggagcagagagggggggggagagggggggaggaggagagagagaaagaggagaacgCTCAGGTCTGAATAGTCATCGACACCCATCACCCCTGTCCCAATCCCACTCTCCTCACCCTCACTCAGCCCACCCTCACCCGCACTCAGCCCACCCTCACTCGGCCCATTCCCACCACCACCCTATCCACCACCCACTGCACCTGGGTGAGGAGCCACCTCACCTCTCGCCCTTCAAGTTCAAGCTGCAGCCTCCTCCATTGGGCCGGAAGCAGAGGGACGGTAGCCAGGGCCACCACCCCAGGCAGAGCTCACTGTCCTCGGGCTCAGGGTCCCTGTCGTCCTCCGGTCTGGGGTCCTCCCTGTCCTTCGGCAGTGACCTGAGCTCAGCCGGCGGGTCAGGACTCATCTCCAACTCCTCCTCCACCGGCTCCCTCAACAGCACTGGGCTGCCCAAGATCAAG gtgGAGCCCATCTCAGACATTGAGtcagaagaggaggtggaggtgacTGACATCAGCGATGAAGACCCCGACGACCGGGGCGACGAGTACGACCTCTTCTCCCCCCGACACCCCGGCCTCACCCCCACCACCCCAACGGGACCTCCTCCCACCCACACCCCCACGACGAGGACCTGGATGAGGATGTCTTCAAGGCCCCCGCGCCCCCTCCTCCAGGCCTGCTGCCCTTCTTCACCTCCCACCCCCACCGCGGACCTCCCACCCTGA